In the Microplitis mediator isolate UGA2020A chromosome 5, iyMicMedi2.1, whole genome shotgun sequence genome, GAGTAATGAGAATTATTAATAAGGGTGcattcgaaaaattaattataaattttattacgcaTTTTGTATAAACAAACCGGATTTTCTTTCGTTCATTTCGTTTTACTCAGAGAAAAATAGGATTTCTTAGcgtgaaaaaatttctacatcCCCCAATaattgcattataaattgaaaacaaaaatttttcaactttaggagtaaataaatttaaacaaatgattaaataaaagataatataaatattatttcatcaTTAAACTGTGTAACAGagcaactttttcattaacaaTAAATCTTTGTATCAAATCAGTAATTGAATCTACAGAGTCTCGAGCAGCTTGACGTCTCATCGCTTGTTTTACTTCTTCACGGACTCCCTTGTCAGCACCTCTAGTAGTTATCCTGCGATTTTGCAGTACTTCAGATCCGATCGCTATGTCCAGTGAAATTCCGCCACCGTGTTCTGTCCACAAGTACGTCAACTCCTCTAGGATAtcgatatttattatatattcgAGGAACAACGGGTACTGGAAGGCTTTGTTTGCTTGTATTCTCTCGGTGATGGTGCTCAGAAGGTTTGATTCTTGGGGCCAGTCTATTTGCATTAGTACCAGAGCGTTCCCTATAGCCCAGTCTCCAGTGTCGCCTACCACCGTTAGTTTActctgtaatttatttttattttaattttacaatcaagtcaagtaaaaatttaagaagACCCAGTGCccaatcagggaactagtacctgatcactcatgtatttgtgaatctatatttactgaatatagatataaaaatacatagagAGATCGaatactacacagaaaaaaaataatttcttggtgcaaaaaattgttactcgctccaagaaattctttacactcgaaatttaaaataaaaattttcttgggtcgataaaaagtttctttgtggagaaaaaattcttgcgtcaaaaaattttttatagtcctaagaaaattatgatactaaagttagcagacgtctaataatttttggattttttttaaacgataaattataaaaaaaaacaaatgttagaaaaaattgcacctatagtttgttaaattttctgtgtgcatatttttagtttttttttttctgtaattcatttaatgaatttcaattcatttagttaacttctggatcatagaaaattttcatgattttgaagttggcagacaatttataatttttgaatttttttttctactatttaattacgaaaaaaaaaaaaaactaaaaaaatgcacacgtaggaaattaaaaaatctattagtgcaattatttgtaatatttttttttttataatttatcatttttgaagAATTCGAAAATTACTAGACGTCGGCCGAATTCAGTATCACAAATTTTCGTCTTCAATTCATGATATAGAATATTTCTTgcgacaaaaattttgttttttctgtagttccctgatcgggtactaggtcttataccttaaatataaaattaattttaccttaATACCAGCTAAAAGTAATTTGCAGCAGTACTGAAGAATCGGTAATTCAGCAAGTGGTAAATAATGCAAGTGCCTTAAACTCGAAATCGTCAATTTGTTAGATACTTTTCCGCGTATTTGTGGCAGTGAGCTTGCAATCAGTACAATATAGTCCAACATTgcctgtaaaaaataatatattagcccatttttaaaatcaagtctttaaattaaatgaaaaaagttcaatgaCTGATAGAATACCCCGTAGTCTTTGATACAGTAGTAAGTACTCGCTAATCGTAAGTGCATTGCCAGACTTCCGGTGTTTTCTTGAGAAAATCTCGTGAGTAAATCATGATGTAGGCCCTTGTACATGGCTACGTCTGTCAAAAATGGATTTATCCAGGTTTCGAGGTGCATTTGCTGACTGAGTTTAGCTATTTCTCGCTGCATATACTCAGTACTGTGTAAAATATCCCAGAGCATTACTGCTGATGTCAATCCTTGTCCGTCATATTCTCCATCGCTCGTTAAAACAATCCCTGGGCTTTCTTCTCttttacgtttttttattttagtttctaaaagaattaaataattaaaaatttatttccataaaagaatacttgataattaatttgaagtACCGGTAGAAGGGAATGGCTCAGTGAAGGCTTCAACAAGACAATAAGGCACgtcatcatttttaattttactaaaatgtCCATTTAAAATCCTAATTAACACAACGACTGTACAAATCGACAATTGTTTGATCGTCGGCTCGTCATTCAAAGTATTTGTATGAGTTTTTATGTATTGCTGAAGTCTCTCGCAGTAGACCTCCTGGTTCCAAGAGGTCGCGAAGAGACTGCCCAGCTCCCAGCCGAGTTTAGTGCCCATGACATCCATCACTTGGAACAATCTGTCCCAGGGCTGCTGGATCTGTGAATCCAGCGGCTGTTGAATGTAAGCCAGATAAAATTCAATCGCTTTGCAGAGCAATCGCAAACTCAATCGTGGGTTTAATTCAACAGGTGCTCCACCTAATAGTGGAAGCGCGTCACAAGCTAAGAGATGCCTGAAGCCATTGACTGCTTGTCCTGGGTGACTGTGTTTCTCTGCTGTCAGTAATGTTTCTACAAGTCGaggctaaaaaaataattttttaattaacaaatttgttgatataaaaagaaattaatttcttaccCCATGGGTCGGAATCGTTTGTGGAAATCttcttaacaataataacaataatttacaaTGTTCCATAGTATCTTCACTGTGATCGGCTGTCATTATCAATAACCTGTGCTGTAGTTCTTGAGGAATGTGTTGAAACATTTGGCACAATAGCTCAGAATCAGCATCTGGTTTGTCAGACCTCAGACACGCGGTTATTGATTCTATTTCTTCCCATATTTCACGACTGTCAGAAAAATTCTGAAATctacataattaattagtcttttatttactcattaaGGCTGGGTCGTACCTAAAAAAGTCTTGAATTTtagatttatattattttattaattgattttctttacagcgattttttttttatgaaaaattgatgatactgaagtcagccgacgtctaatatttttggattttttttaaatgacaaattatagaaaaaataatatttgaaaaaattgcacttgtagtttttttaattttctacatgtgcatatttttagtttttttttttttttgttattgatttgttaaaaaaaaatactccgaaaatttttaattgtcttctaacttcaTGATCATAAgttagacaattaacaatttctgGATGTTTTTTCAAccaatcaactaaaaaaaaaaaaaaaaactaaaaatatgcacatgtagaaattttaaaaaactataagtgcaattttttagaatatttttttttttacattttattgttttaaaaaattttcaaaaattattcgacgttggctaacttcagcgtcataaaaattgacatgaaaattttactgaaatttattttccaaatttcgtttaacggctctaattttttaaaaattaattgttaaaattttaatacgtcAATAACAATTgagtcattaaatatttttaaaaagcggGGGGGAGGGGGTCTGAGAAtgactttaataaataaataaatctaaaattcGAGAATTTGTTAGGTACAGCCCAGCCTTAATTGATGtcgtataaattaaaataattatttacatttcacTGAAACACTTGGCAGCTTCCTTGACATTTTTCGACAATTTTTCAATACGATAGGcttcaaactaaaaaataaaatttattatcttataaatgttttattagtttacttattattattgtcggCAGAATTCTAACCTGAACTTTAGCACTGTGTGGAAATAACGATTTCGCAGTAATTAACCACGATTTAGCAGCATAAATATCAGTAGACATCGCTTCTTTAGCtcgtaataataaatagtctTCTTTAGACATCGTATTGTCTGTAATTGGGTGattttcaaacattttttaaacttaaattattttttacagctcaaagtaaataaaaacatgtgtagtatatttatttattattattattattatcatcaaatAATCgggtaaagaaaatttcttcacTATCATCAGAAGtcggtaaaatatttttaccgtcAGAGCAGtttctaaaaaagtttaaatttgtgacaagATGGCGGCAGCAGTGAAATTTGTGCCGGAAAAAATGAgagaaaattagaaattagAATCAAAATTAGGAAGAGGAATCGGTAGAAATCGAAGAAAGAAAAGAAGACAAGATCTTCTGATGACTTGgtaatgtaaatttatttatatgatttaaactaatatatatatatagaaaaaaataatatatcatgTTGATAAATAGACGAGTATTATGGAAATCTAAAATATATGTGGAGCGTCGTAAAGTGGGTACATTTATAAAGATATAACTATGAGCACTCAACGACTGAAAGCCGCTTATACTTTTTTAGGTTGAAAGCGTTATTTCTGTTATAACTTAATCCTAGGGTCAAAGTTCTTAAGTGGTTATGACAATCTCTaactatttttacttttatttatgctctttgttgttatttattacaaaaaaaattttggagggTCTGTAATAATTTTCGTCCGAGGTTTTCTCTCAAACAAATCCTCTAAATGCAGATTAAGAAGGAGGCGCGACGTATTACTCTATAATTTGGTAATCCACGTtttcatttttcgaaaaagttcatttttctaAGAGAATTTCTATTTAGTGCGCAAGTGCAACAAGGATAGTATCGTCCGTCGAGGAAGTTTGATAGAGAAAGAAGTTCAGACCCCtgttagtttatttattattattaaagtagacaaacaaatcaatagatcgggGAAAAGCCAGCTGATGactgacaatttttatttaaatacaaattcaAATCTGGGTAATTTTGACTTGTCACGGTCATAATGTCCGATCTGCAAAATGATACTTAGACatggtttaaattttattttggcggtttaaaatttgaaattaccCGATTTAATAGTAACCCAAGAGCACAAGAAAAATTTGAGACTCTgttgaattcaaattaataattggtTTCATGATAACAATTTGCCGTCTTAAGGTCATTAGACAGTCCtccgttttttaaaaatatgcaatgacccaaatgtcataagcgtattaaaatttttttaattaattaaaaaagaataaaaactttaattagaaaaagaaaaattttcctgagatatagaattttaaaaaaattacttacagctGTCATCAGTCAGGAGTTGaacaaaatttggtaaataggGGAGGGTGAAAGTGGgccttcataaaattttatggaggcccactttgccccaccctcccctgaATTCTAGcctagaaaatttgaaaattcgaattataaaattgacatgaagattttacttaaatttttgtaacaaatttcgtttaacttccaatttatatataccaATTGGAagcaatatttttgaaaatccatACCTCAGCGaaattgtccttttttcaattatggttttaatttttttttaatcaattgataaaattttgatacgcttTTAACAATTCAgtcattgaaaaaaagtcaaaagctTTTTTTGAGCCGCGCGGGAGGAAGAATCctaataaacatatttttaagagaAGCTTCAAATATCCTGACAGAGTAAAAAATACTCGTCGATTGtattaaagaataattatatgaaaaacTATCAAATAAATGAAGTTACTTGAAGcttcataaacaaaaatacttttcatgAATATTCTGGAGTACCTCCCTATTAATAAATGCAGACTGGAGGACACTGTTGGGTAATTTTAAGCCAGTTGTCAGTTATATTGAATTGGGTACATAAAAATTAGATTAATATGAATATTGAGTCAATAACTAGACAAGTAtagaaataaatcaaattcgCAACTGTTAATGTCATTAAACTCAGGATCTACGTACTCTAAGATAGCTTAGGTTGGTTAGTTAGCGAGCAAGTACACGTATCAAAGGCACTCAGAATCCGAGTTTAACAAAGCCAGCACGAAATTTACCAAGCGTATCACGTAGTGCACGTAGTCTACCTTGTCTGCTTATGCTCCGGTAAACCTAAATCACCCAACGACTTCTCTCTTCTCTTATTCTAAAACTTTGGCCTTGATACTCGTCAAGGGACGTCTGCAACTCGGCAAGCTCGCTAATGTAAACAATCGGGTGGGTATGACTTGTGTGCTCTAATGCTAGACTAAATGCCTTGCTGTATTAGATTTcactaaacattttttatttttcattggcTGCAGGATTAATGACactttgaaaaactttttagTTTAGCACGAAGCTCCATACATCAAATAGAATATGGATGCCAAAAACACTCCCGGTACattcatatatgtatacatagaTAGATATATCTAATATAGTATTTAGATCGTCGGGTGTTGATAACCGGACGGGTGGCATCGTATAAAATTTAAGCCAAATGTGCAACTAAGTACCTACTTAGATTTGACGCAGGGGATCAAGATTGCATTTGAATGGACGATTTTGTCAGCGGATTTACAGCTCggagatttatttattgttctgTTTAAACTTTGACCACCTGACGACCCTCCCTTATGTCATActcgacaaaattttttttgttgttcaTTTACATCATCATTACCCgcgtatttaaattttttttaggcaaATTAATTtctgacagaaaatttttactatttcttttatttatttgataaattgtaTTTGACTCTGACGCTTAACCCCCTAAAAATCATAAGATACAATagacacataaaaaaaatctgacaaacagttgaccctgcgggaaaaccccaaaacttcctgTTGTTTTCGAACTCAGGAAGCTGAGTCTatagattttctatagaatttcttagCTAAGTCTATACGACGATTCTGATCAAAATTAAGGCGTCCGTTGGATGCTTGAAGGCTCGAGTGTATCAGgcttctgaaaatttttctataattatcaattttcatagcgggaagttcaaaatttataattaatgattattaaaatactatAAGTCAATGAAATgaggaataatttatttaaatacataaatgtGACTGATATTCCTGAATAACTAAGGTCCATATAGGGCATAAAGCAGCACGATTGGTAATATGTCCATTGTAAATGTGAAATCGAATTTGTCAATTAGACGTTAAACATTTACGGTTGGTTAGACAGGATCTGGTGGAGCACAATGGTCATCAAGCATCACCTTTATTCCTCCTCCTCTTATTCCATTTAATATAcagtatactgtatagtataTTTACGATGTGCGAATACGCGTGAGATGACAGCTGTAGTTTAGTTTTGCCGCGGGCATCTGATTTCACATTATAATACATATGCACATACCCCGGGTCTAATTGAAACAACTCACAAAACCGTAGAGAATCGGCGATGCTTTATTTCCCTCTGTACATGTATATATCAGGagacatatatacatatatatagtgagtggtattttattatcatcatcattattactattattattattatcattgttgtAATGCATTATCGAATTTTCTGAGCTATGAAAAATAAGGGAGATTAATTAAGTTATCTCCAGGGTCGCGCACCAGAAGATTGTAATGCCGACAGCGACAGCCTCGAATAAGAGTCGAGAAAAGACGAAAGCCTTTGAATAATATGTTCTTCGCTAATTTGATTCAGACAAAAGGAGCATTATTCACTCTTCGTCTGTCCGTCTATTTGCTCTACAATAACGATCTGGTTTGACGCTCTTACTCTAAACTATTATTTGTCTCGTTCTTTGTCTCTTCTCTATTTTACCCTGACTCTCTCTCCTATTCTTCTGGGATATAAAGTTTCCTGGTACGGTCGTCCTGGTTAATCACTATAATTGATATTCCGCTGATATCACCTCGAAGAGTAATGGAGTAACCCGATAACGAGGTAACCGCACTCGGAAAGTGGAGGATGAAT is a window encoding:
- the LOC130667296 gene encoding integrator complex subunit 10 — its product is MFENHPITDNTMSKEDYLLLRAKEAMSTDIYAAKSWLITAKSLFPHSAKVQFEAYRIEKLSKNVKEAAKCFSEIFQNFSDSREIWEEIESITACLRSDKPDADSELLCQMFQHIPQELQHRLLIMTADHSEDTMEHCKLLLLLLRRFPQTIPTHGPRLVETLLTAEKHSHPGQAVNGFRHLLACDALPLLGGAPVELNPRLSLRLLCKAIEFYLAYIQQPLDSQIQQPWDRLFQVMDVMGTKLGWELGSLFATSWNQEVYCERLQQYIKTHTNTLNDEPTIKQLSICTVVVLIRILNGHFSKIKNDDVPYCLVEAFTEPFPSTETKIKKRKREESPGIVLTSDGEYDGQGLTSAVMLWDILHSTEYMQREIAKLSQQMHLETWINPFLTDVAMYKGLHHDLLTRFSQENTGSLAMHLRLASTYYCIKDYGAMLDYIVLIASSLPQIRGKVSNKLTISSLRHLHYLPLAELPILQYCCKLLLAGIKSKLTVVGDTGDWAIGNALVLMQIDWPQESNLLSTITERIQANKAFQYPLFLEYIINIDILEELTYLWTEHGGGISLDIAIGSEVLQNRRITTRGADKGVREEVKQAMRRQAARDSVDSITDLIQRFIVNEKVALLHSLMMK